One window from the genome of Musa acuminata AAA Group cultivar baxijiao chromosome BXJ1-4, Cavendish_Baxijiao_AAA, whole genome shotgun sequence encodes:
- the LOC135671799 gene encoding cytosolic sulfotransferase 8-like, with protein MADAYRSQLEEEEEEEEGVHHRTYQHYTQLVSALPSVDSGNGKPIFCYDGWYGLLSGIIGTIVAQKYFKARATDVLVATIPKSGTTWMKALVFSTVNRGSCVDSRHALESYNPHEYVPFLEHQIYTNNRVPDLSKLPPPRLFATHIPFQSLPASVTESGCRVVYVCRSPKDNFISLWHYNNRFRTKANLEPWTLEKALDNFCKGLSLFGPYWDHVLSYWKAHLERPNKILFVKYEELQQDTVAQLKRLAEFLGCPFSEDEEKEGVIDGIVRLCSMESLSNLKVNRSGTTDFGCWTVDNSLFFRRGVVGDWLDHLTPEMADRLDEMTKEKFAGSGLMF; from the coding sequence ATGGCCGACGCTTACAGATCCCAgctcgaagaagaagaggaggaggaagaaggagtcCATCACCGGACCTATCAACACTACACACAACTCGTGTCGGCACTACCTAGCGTAGACTCCGGCAATGGCAAACCAATCTTCTGCTACGACGGCTGGTACGGTTTGCTGTCGGGCATAATAGGCACCATAGTCGCCCAAAAATACTTCAAAGCTCGCGCTACCGACGTACTAGTCGCCACCATCCCCAAGTCTGGCACCACATGGATGAAAGCCCTCGTCTTCTCCACCGTAAACCGCGGCTCCTGCGTCGACTCCCGACATGCCTTGGAGTCCTACAATCCCCATGAGTACGTCCCCTTCCTTGAACACCAAATCTACACCAACAACCGAGTACCTGACCTGAGCAAGCTGCCACCTCCGCGACTCTTCGCCACGCACATCCCTTTCCAGTCCCTGCCGGCGTCGGTGACGGAGTCCGGCTGCAGAGTCGTGTACGTGTGCCGCAGCCCCAAGGACAACTTCATATCCTTATGGCACTACAACAACAGATTCAGGACGAAGGCTAACTTGGAGCCATGGACGCTCGAGAAGGCCTTGGACAACTTCTGCAAGGGCTTATCCCTCTTCGGACCGTACTGGGACCATGTGCTCAGTTACTGGAAGGCGCATTTGGAAAGGCCGAATAAGATATTGTTCGTGAAGTACGAGGAGCTGCAGCAGGACACCGTAGCTCAGCTGAAGCGGCTGGCGGAGTTCCTTGGCTGCCCCTTCTCGGAGGATGAGGAGAAGGAAGGGGTGATCGATGGCATCGTGCGGTTGTGTTCCATGGAGAGCTTAAGCAATTTGAAGGTGAACAGGAGCGGCACGACGGActtcgggtgttggacggtggaCAAcagcctcttcttcagacgcggtgTGGTGGGGGATTGGCTGGATCATCTCACGCCCGAGATGGCCGATCGATTGGATGAGATGACGAAGGAGAAATTTGCTGGTTCTGGTTTGATGTTCTAA